Proteins found in one Pseudomonas marvdashtae genomic segment:
- a CDS encoding ATP-dependent nuclease — translation MKYRESNLDKKLRNWFVNDNTKGLLRGIEVAQGGFRGLTKFSVKLEYPITAFAGINGSGKSTMLAIAACAYHNTSKGFKLSKRTRSYYTFSDFFVQHAEEIPPPGVEIRYFIAHNRWKNLPEGVAYQVRRKKAKGRWNDYDLRLKKVVVFLGIERIVPHAERSQSRSYSRSFKSIQVHGWEDSVKDAVGYILGKKYDDYRQLEYRKYSLPIVKVGDVIYSGFNMGAGENALFEIFSTIYACGQNSLLVLDEIELGLHAKAQRLFIETLKEVCMKTGTQVICTTHSKQIFQCLPDDARFFIESSGGKTKVTPGISAEFAFSKMGALGEKELDIFVEDPVAKVIIESMLDGNTRSRINVTRVGSAGAVARQLAAHYVRDMKSNIMAIFDGDQRVLQKKNVDYAKNMTEINDNVIENWIIDRMNYLPGNVWPEAWLLQKCSEVPQELGSVLGVDADRASEIIEYSLQAGKHEEFAEMGEQVNLDAERCLVLTCGVVCRIFGEEFDDLCEAIKTALR, via the coding sequence ATGAAGTATAGAGAAAGCAATCTTGATAAAAAATTGAGGAATTGGTTTGTCAATGACAATACCAAAGGCCTGTTGCGGGGGATTGAGGTAGCCCAGGGAGGGTTTCGAGGGCTGACAAAATTTAGCGTCAAGCTCGAATATCCAATTACTGCCTTTGCAGGCATTAATGGCTCAGGCAAGTCGACAATGTTGGCTATTGCTGCCTGTGCCTATCACAATACAAGCAAAGGCTTCAAACTTTCGAAAAGGACGCGAAGTTACTATACTTTCTCGGACTTTTTTGTTCAGCATGCTGAGGAAATACCGCCGCCCGGGGTGGAGATCAGATATTTCATCGCGCACAACAGATGGAAGAATCTTCCTGAGGGCGTGGCATACCAAGTACGCAGAAAGAAGGCTAAAGGTCGATGGAATGACTATGATTTACGGCTGAAAAAGGTAGTTGTGTTTCTCGGGATCGAGCGAATAGTTCCTCATGCTGAAAGGAGCCAGTCGCGTTCATACTCGCGCTCGTTTAAAAGTATTCAGGTTCATGGATGGGAAGATAGCGTCAAAGATGCCGTAGGGTATATTCTCGGCAAGAAATATGACGATTATCGCCAACTTGAATACCGTAAATATAGCTTGCCTATTGTCAAGGTAGGCGATGTTATTTATTCGGGGTTCAATATGGGAGCGGGTGAAAATGCTCTCTTTGAGATTTTCTCCACTATTTATGCATGCGGGCAGAACTCGCTTCTGGTGTTGGATGAGATTGAGCTTGGTTTGCACGCTAAAGCTCAGCGCCTTTTCATTGAGACCCTCAAAGAGGTGTGTATGAAGACTGGTACTCAGGTCATCTGCACAACGCATTCAAAGCAGATTTTCCAATGCTTACCTGATGACGCTCGGTTCTTCATAGAGAGCTCCGGGGGTAAAACTAAAGTCACCCCAGGAATTTCAGCTGAATTTGCTTTTTCAAAAATGGGGGCGCTGGGCGAGAAGGAACTGGATATTTTTGTTGAAGACCCAGTCGCGAAAGTTATCATCGAAAGCATGCTTGACGGAAATACAAGAAGCAGAATCAATGTTACTCGCGTAGGTTCGGCTGGGGCAGTTGCACGTCAATTGGCGGCGCACTATGTTCGGGATATGAAGTCGAACATCATGGCCATTTTTGATGGCGATCAGCGTGTGCTGCAGAAAAAGAATGTTGATTACGCGAAGAACATGACTGAAATCAATGACAACGTCATTGAGAACTGGATCATCGATCGGATGAATTATTTGCCCGGCAATGTCTGGCCCGAGGCTTGGCTTCTTCAAAAATGTTCAGAGGTTCCTCAGGAGCTTGGCAGCGTTCTTGGCGTAGACGCGGATCGAGCCAGTGAGATTATCGAGTACTCATTACAGGCGGGGAAACATGAAGAGTTCGCCGAAATGGGTGAGCAGGTCAATTTAGATGCTGAGCGCTGCTTGGTCCTCACCTGTGGGGTGGTGTGTAGGATATTCGGTGAAGAATTCGATGACCTCTGCGAGGCGATCAAAACCGCACTGCGATGA